From the Prosthecobacter dejongeii genome, one window contains:
- a CDS encoding PVC-type heme-binding CxxCH protein, with the protein MKTSFSIFFAILGLVAPLRAQVEFQKGDSIAILGNVLPDRSQHYGWLEAMLTQANADKDLTFRNLAFSGDEVQTWHRVDGFGSRDEWLAKVKADVIFAFYGNNESFKGYEGLDAFKKNLDTFLKETKAKNYNGKGAPKIVLFSPIALEKLSNPSLPPVEEKNTNLQNYTAAMNEVAAANGVTLVDLFAPSQKIMSQAPLSLNGLYLNEQGDKAVAEAAFKGITGKEAPSVNDKLRKAIVEKNWEWHQRYRTVDGYNVYGGRSGLAYAPGVGAFKQNEKDPAKPYTSNFQVMQQEMSQRDVKTANRDLRVWALAKGGDLVVKDDNLPAVESVPTNMPNPKDGKDFNKTPMTGMTFTEDGLVAIPDATEKMKDIQVHSGMKIQLFADEKMFPELVNPVAMQWDTKGRLWVSAWLNYPGRTPTSPKGDSLLIFEDTDGDGKADKMTTFADDLNCPTGFQIYKDGVIVMQSPSLLYIADTDGDGIADKRERILMGLCAADSHHETCYLSYDNGGAIYPSDGVFHRTQVETIYGVVRNTNGAIYRYDLNRNELQRFTTDATVNPHGKIWDRWGNAYFTDATGNVNTFAEASSSYLPREGGGSAKMKPFWDRPARPSPGNGIISSRHFPEEFQNNFLNCNVIGFQGIWRVKLDQDGSGMKGETVEDLVKADPAVYPTFRPACVSVGPDGALYFCDWSNAIIGHMQHHLRDPNRDHKHGRIYKMTYEGRPLLKPKKIDGEPIANLLELLKEWEDGTRQLAKVELAKHEPKEVASAAKKWAAALDKTDAEYEHHRLEALWTHQWVDVVDVDLLKEVLASPEPRARAAATRVLCYWKDRVPGALDLLRIAVNDADPRVRMHGIRALSFYQPTDEAEKALEIAYDVLKHPTDYYIDHVFSECRKGLQSVLKTKLLPKDPAALAELIAKTTDADLKGLPDVEPVLIEKLTRPKLPADMRASALIELVKLTGQDRTLEIVKLLQRIDAAEGRLNATAEEIGKILVQENRGHLARHRDGLVALAKQGKQAPVIRAAYAALVMTDLGPDEIWKATDIASRHYLIESIGLIPASSAGLRNKFQPLLTALLKEGKTDGQTLRAVLAALPLMTGNQAGANFALAADHLIEGKERNAAAKALLKFPKANWDAAKAKPLTDSVLAYAKTVPAGDRSKQDYVEVITAAKEMAALQGAAAEAVLKELSAVSVDVFIVHTVHEQLRYDTTKLTVKAGKSFEVIFENDDVMPHNFVIVPPGKHMEIGNAAMTMTPDKLDKQGRAYLPAAFEKDIIAATKLMEPGQKEQLKVRAPNQPGDYEFVCTFPGHALIMWGTLTVTK; encoded by the coding sequence ATGAAAACTAGCTTCTCCATATTCTTCGCCATTCTCGGCTTGGTCGCGCCCCTGCGCGCACAGGTCGAGTTTCAAAAGGGCGATTCCATTGCCATTTTGGGCAACGTCTTGCCAGATCGCTCCCAGCATTATGGCTGGTTGGAGGCCATGCTGACCCAGGCCAATGCGGACAAAGACCTGACCTTTCGCAACCTGGCGTTCTCAGGGGATGAGGTGCAGACCTGGCATCGGGTGGATGGCTTTGGGAGCCGCGATGAGTGGCTAGCTAAAGTGAAGGCCGATGTCATCTTCGCCTTCTACGGTAACAATGAGTCTTTCAAAGGTTACGAAGGTCTGGACGCCTTCAAAAAGAACCTGGACACCTTCTTGAAGGAGACCAAGGCGAAGAACTACAACGGCAAAGGCGCGCCGAAGATCGTACTGTTCTCGCCCATCGCGCTGGAAAAGCTGTCGAATCCCAGCCTGCCACCAGTGGAGGAGAAAAACACGAATCTGCAGAACTACACGGCAGCGATGAATGAGGTGGCCGCCGCGAATGGAGTGACTTTGGTGGATCTCTTTGCGCCCAGCCAAAAGATCATGAGCCAAGCGCCGTTGAGCCTGAATGGCCTCTACCTGAATGAGCAAGGTGACAAAGCAGTGGCCGAAGCCGCATTCAAAGGCATCACGGGCAAAGAAGCCCCTTCGGTCAATGACAAACTGCGGAAAGCCATCGTAGAAAAGAACTGGGAGTGGCATCAGCGCTACCGCACGGTGGATGGCTACAATGTGTATGGTGGCCGCAGCGGCCTGGCCTATGCCCCAGGGGTGGGTGCCTTCAAGCAGAATGAGAAAGATCCAGCCAAGCCTTACACCTCCAATTTTCAGGTGATGCAGCAGGAGATGTCTCAGCGGGATGTGAAGACCGCCAACCGCGACCTGCGCGTCTGGGCCCTCGCCAAAGGCGGCGATTTAGTGGTTAAGGATGACAATCTGCCTGCCGTGGAGTCTGTGCCGACCAACATGCCTAACCCGAAAGATGGCAAAGACTTTAACAAGACGCCGATGACCGGCATGACTTTCACGGAAGATGGACTGGTGGCCATCCCGGATGCGACGGAAAAAATGAAGGACATTCAGGTCCACAGCGGCATGAAGATCCAACTCTTTGCCGATGAAAAAATGTTCCCTGAATTGGTGAATCCCGTGGCCATGCAGTGGGATACCAAGGGCCGCCTCTGGGTGAGTGCTTGGCTGAATTATCCAGGCCGCACGCCCACTAGCCCGAAGGGGGATAGCCTACTGATCTTTGAAGACACAGATGGTGACGGCAAGGCCGACAAGATGACCACCTTTGCCGATGACCTGAATTGCCCCACGGGTTTCCAGATTTACAAAGATGGCGTCATCGTCATGCAGTCCCCCAGCCTGCTCTACATCGCTGATACCGATGGCGATGGCATAGCCGATAAGCGCGAGCGCATCCTCATGGGCCTCTGCGCGGCAGACAGCCATCACGAGACTTGTTACCTGAGTTATGACAATGGCGGTGCCATTTACCCCAGCGACGGCGTCTTTCATCGCACTCAGGTCGAGACAATTTACGGCGTGGTGCGCAACACCAATGGAGCCATCTATCGCTACGATTTGAATCGCAATGAGCTGCAACGTTTCACCACGGATGCCACGGTGAATCCTCATGGCAAGATCTGGGATCGCTGGGGCAATGCTTACTTCACCGATGCCACGGGCAACGTGAATACCTTTGCCGAAGCCTCCTCCAGCTACCTGCCTCGTGAGGGTGGTGGCAGTGCCAAGATGAAACCGTTTTGGGATCGTCCTGCGCGCCCCAGCCCAGGCAATGGCATCATCAGCAGCCGCCATTTTCCGGAGGAGTTCCAGAACAATTTCCTGAACTGCAACGTCATCGGTTTCCAGGGCATCTGGCGCGTGAAGCTGGACCAGGACGGTTCCGGCATGAAGGGTGAAACGGTGGAAGATTTGGTGAAGGCAGACCCGGCCGTGTATCCCACCTTCCGCCCTGCCTGCGTGAGCGTGGGGCCGGACGGTGCACTTTATTTCTGCGATTGGTCGAATGCCATCATCGGCCACATGCAGCATCATCTGCGTGACCCGAACCGCGACCACAAACACGGCCGCATTTACAAAATGACCTATGAGGGCCGCCCTCTGTTGAAGCCCAAGAAGATTGACGGTGAGCCCATCGCAAATTTGCTGGAACTGCTGAAAGAATGGGAAGATGGCACCCGCCAACTGGCCAAGGTAGAATTGGCCAAACACGAGCCGAAAGAAGTCGCCAGCGCTGCCAAAAAATGGGCAGCTGCTTTGGACAAAACGGACGCAGAGTACGAGCACCATCGCCTGGAGGCCCTGTGGACCCACCAGTGGGTGGACGTGGTGGATGTGGACCTGCTGAAAGAGGTGCTGGCCTCGCCTGAGCCACGTGCCCGCGCAGCCGCCACTCGTGTGCTCTGCTATTGGAAAGATCGTGTGCCAGGAGCCCTGGATCTGCTGCGTATCGCCGTCAATGATGCCGACCCACGTGTGCGCATGCACGGCATTCGCGCCCTCAGTTTCTACCAGCCGACGGATGAGGCAGAAAAGGCGCTAGAGATCGCTTACGATGTCCTGAAGCACCCGACGGATTACTACATTGATCACGTTTTCAGCGAGTGCCGCAAAGGCCTCCAGAGTGTGTTGAAGACCAAACTACTTCCCAAAGACCCCGCTGCCTTGGCGGAGTTGATTGCGAAGACCACCGATGCCGACCTCAAAGGCCTGCCCGATGTGGAGCCCGTGCTGATCGAAAAACTCACCCGCCCGAAACTCCCTGCGGACATGCGCGCCTCGGCCCTGATCGAATTGGTGAAACTCACAGGTCAAGATCGCACGCTGGAAATTGTGAAATTACTCCAGCGCATTGATGCAGCCGAAGGTCGCCTGAATGCGACGGCGGAGGAAATCGGAAAAATCCTCGTGCAGGAAAATCGTGGGCATCTGGCCCGTCATCGCGATGGCTTGGTCGCCCTGGCGAAGCAAGGGAAACAGGCCCCTGTTATCCGCGCTGCGTATGCAGCTTTGGTCATGACTGATTTAGGACCAGATGAGATTTGGAAAGCTACAGACATAGCATCCCGACATTACCTCATTGAGTCCATAGGTCTCATTCCGGCCAGCAGCGCAGGCCTGCGAAACAAGTTCCAACCATTGCTTACCGCTCTTCTAAAAGAAGGGAAAACAGATGGTCAAACTCTGCGTGCCGTTCTGGCTGCACTACCTTTGATGACGGGTAATCAAGCTGGGGCCAACTTTGCCCTCGCGGCGGATCACTTGATTGAGGGTAAGGAACGAAATGCTGCGGCGAAGGCACTGCTGAAGTTCCCCAAAGCCAATTGGGATGCGGCAAAGGCCAAGCCCCTCACCGACAGTGTTTTGGCCTATGCCAAGACCGTGCCTGCCGGAGATCGCTCCAAGCAGGACTATGTGGAAGTCATCACCGCAGCCAAAGAAATGGCCGCGCTGCAAGGGGCCGCTGCAGAGGCTGTGCTAAAGGAACTCAGTGCCGTCAGTGTGGATGTTTTCATCGTTCACACCGTCCATGAGCAACTTCGCTACGACACGACCAAGCTGACCGTGAAAGCAGGCAAGTCCTTTGAGGTCATCTTTGAAAATGACGATGTCATGCCGCATAACTTTGTCATCGTTCCTCCCGGCAAACACATGGAAATCGGCAATGCAGCCATGACCATGACGCCTGACAAGCTGGACAAACAAGGCCGTGCTTACCTGCCTGCGGCCTTTGAAAAAGACATCATCGCTGCCACGAAGCTGATGGAGCCTGGCCAAAAGGAACAACTTAAAGTGCGTGCGCCTAACCAACCCGGCGACTATGAATTTGTCTGCACCTTCCCCGGCCATGCCCTCATCATGTGGGGCACCCTCACGGTGACGAAGTAA
- a CDS encoding CvfB family protein produces MADLGRLNQLPVLYSTPQGIYLGGGDHGEILLPNRYVPRGTQIDDVLEVFIYRDSEDRLVATTERPLVMVGESAPLRVVSVNRNVGAFLDWGLPKDLLLPFRQQAEQVFVGDTVIAHVMVDAKTDRIIATTKINKHLNKAQPIGFKPGQQVALVILGETPLGYNAIVEGTHQGLLYHSNVGATLEVGQKLKGFVTAIRPGGKLDLSLDARGYQRVAPLTDQILQALQAKGGQLSFDDDSSPEAIRQNFDCSKKAFKQALGALFRQRRIRFTNPGIAAVDIRESTGQEWRPEE; encoded by the coding sequence ATGGCAGACCTTGGCAGACTCAATCAACTCCCCGTTCTCTACAGCACCCCACAGGGCATTTATCTGGGGGGCGGAGATCATGGCGAGATCCTGCTGCCAAACCGTTACGTACCACGGGGGACGCAGATTGACGATGTGCTGGAGGTCTTCATTTACCGCGACTCCGAGGATCGCCTGGTCGCCACCACGGAGCGCCCTCTGGTGATGGTGGGGGAATCTGCCCCTCTGCGTGTGGTCAGCGTGAATCGCAATGTGGGGGCCTTTTTAGACTGGGGGCTGCCCAAAGATCTACTGCTGCCTTTCCGCCAGCAGGCAGAGCAGGTTTTCGTGGGAGACACCGTCATCGCCCACGTGATGGTGGATGCGAAAACAGACCGCATCATCGCTACGACGAAGATTAACAAACACCTCAACAAAGCCCAACCCATCGGCTTCAAACCTGGACAGCAGGTGGCCTTGGTCATTCTGGGAGAAACTCCATTGGGCTACAATGCCATCGTTGAGGGCACACACCAGGGCCTGCTCTACCACAGCAATGTGGGAGCCACCTTGGAAGTGGGACAAAAGCTCAAAGGTTTTGTCACCGCCATCCGCCCCGGCGGGAAGCTGGATCTCAGCCTGGATGCGAGGGGTTACCAACGTGTGGCTCCGCTGACGGATCAAATCCTCCAGGCTCTCCAGGCCAAAGGCGGGCAGCTTTCTTTTGATGATGACAGCTCACCCGAGGCCATTCGGCAGAACTTTGATTGCAGCAAAAAAGCCTTCAAGCAGGCGCTCGGTGCCCTGTTTCGTCAGCGCCGAATTCGCTTTACGAACCCTGGCATTGCCGCCGTGGACATCCGCGAAAGCACAGGTCAAGAGTGGCGACCGGAAGAATGA
- a CDS encoding aminopeptidase, which produces MHDPRVDQLARQLVRYSTQVKKGDFVWIDCFDVPNYVAHAMIRAVVEAKARPIVKLHDTTITRELMMHADETQYDVIAESELALMKKMDCYIAVRGSHNITENSDVPADRMKLVMAKLRPLQNERVNNTRWCVLRWPTSAMAQQAGMSTRAFEDFYFKVCLLDYAALIPAMNSLKKLMDKAKDVHIKGPGTDLRFSLKGLKSIVCGGRHNIPDGEVFSAPVKDSVEGVISYNAPTIYQGIAFDSVKLEFSKGKIVNATSNHTAAINKIFDSDEGARYIGEFAIGFNREIREPMRDILFDEKIAGSFHFTPGQAYEGVADNTNRSQVHWDLVCIQRPDYGGGEIYFDGELIRKNGQFLLPELKPLN; this is translated from the coding sequence ATGCACGATCCACGCGTTGACCAGCTCGCTCGCCAACTTGTCCGTTACTCCACCCAGGTGAAAAAAGGTGACTTTGTCTGGATTGACTGCTTTGACGTGCCTAACTACGTGGCCCATGCCATGATCCGCGCTGTCGTGGAGGCCAAGGCCCGCCCCATTGTGAAGCTGCATGACACCACCATCACGCGTGAGCTGATGATGCATGCCGATGAGACCCAGTATGACGTCATCGCAGAAAGCGAACTGGCGCTCATGAAGAAAATGGACTGCTACATCGCCGTGCGGGGCAGCCATAACATCACTGAAAATAGCGATGTGCCAGCCGACCGCATGAAGCTGGTGATGGCCAAGCTGCGCCCGCTGCAAAATGAGCGCGTGAATAACACCCGCTGGTGTGTGCTGCGCTGGCCTACCAGTGCCATGGCCCAGCAGGCTGGCATGAGCACACGTGCATTTGAAGACTTCTACTTCAAGGTCTGCCTGCTGGATTACGCCGCCCTCATCCCCGCCATGAACTCGCTGAAAAAGCTCATGGATAAGGCCAAGGACGTGCACATCAAAGGCCCTGGAACTGACCTGCGCTTTAGCCTCAAAGGACTGAAGTCCATTGTCTGCGGGGGCCGACATAACATTCCGGATGGAGAAGTCTTCAGCGCGCCAGTGAAGGACAGCGTGGAAGGCGTGATCAGTTACAATGCGCCCACGATTTATCAGGGAATCGCCTTTGATTCCGTGAAGCTGGAGTTCTCCAAAGGCAAGATCGTCAATGCCACCTCGAACCACACGGCGGCGATTAACAAGATCTTCGACAGCGATGAAGGGGCCCGTTACATCGGCGAATTTGCCATCGGTTTTAACCGGGAAATTCGCGAGCCCATGCGTGACATTCTCTTCGATGAAAAGATCGCTGGCAGCTTCCACTTCACCCCTGGTCAGGCTTATGAAGGCGTGGCGGATAACACCAACCGCAGTCAAGTTCACTGGGATCTGGTGTGCATCCAGCGTCCCGACTACGGCGGTGGGGAGATCTACTTCGATGGCGAACTCATTCGCAAAAACGGCCAGTTTTTGCTGCCTGAATTGAAGCCTCTAAATTGA
- a CDS encoding OsmC family protein translates to MSQHLATIRWTRSGPDFLERCYSREHTWAFDGGAIVPASPSPCSVPAPWSNAASVDPEEALVASVSSCHMLWFLHVAVDSGFIADSYEDAASGIMTKNDDGIPWVSRITLRPKVTWSGEVIPTPAEVQHLHREAHRRCFIAASIRSEVIIETSPSVE, encoded by the coding sequence ATGTCCCAGCACCTAGCCACCATTCGTTGGACTCGCAGCGGTCCAGATTTTCTTGAGCGATGCTACTCGCGCGAACATACCTGGGCCTTTGATGGCGGCGCCATTGTGCCTGCCTCGCCCTCGCCTTGTTCCGTGCCCGCTCCTTGGTCGAATGCGGCCAGTGTGGATCCTGAAGAGGCCTTGGTCGCCTCCGTCTCCAGTTGCCACATGCTCTGGTTTCTCCATGTCGCTGTAGATTCGGGCTTCATCGCAGACAGTTACGAAGATGCAGCGTCTGGCATCATGACGAAAAATGACGACGGCATCCCCTGGGTCAGCCGCATCACTCTTCGTCCAAAGGTGACCTGGAGTGGCGAAGTCATACCTACCCCCGCCGAGGTTCAGCACCTCCACCGCGAAGCTCACCGCCGCTGTTTCATCGCCGCCTCTATTCGCAGTGAGGTCATTATCGAGACTAGCCCTTCAGTCGAATAA
- a CDS encoding M16 family metallopeptidase has product MPTARSRKTSSRNSPAPRSSGGADLSVPALKAEVRTLDNGLDVIVRKDPDHPLVSVQIWVKAGSLHEEKWTGAGLAHCVEHMLFKGTWKRTASQISQGIQELGGYVNAYTTFNRTVYWIDGLAEHTEGYLEILADMVRNSKIDAGELQKEQDVIRREMAMDNDDAGSVVQHLVQSTAFRQHPLKHPIIGHRAVFDQVSRDDVAGFVSRHYVPNNCFVVIAGAVKTEETFSAVQRLLGDWERRPYEPILLPQEAPQRGRREGRKNFDTELTRVALGWQIPGENHPDKAALDVLAFLLGSGRSSRLYQELREKRSVAHWVWAGAWGAQECGLFNAEAECDPKDVEACQKAMLEVIATFQAKGPTAAELAKAVRATIGGQVRTLASTKGQAASLAGSWLATGSLDHAQHYLASIRALTPTLVRDIARQYLTPASSSVAIVGPDVEATSNSSSQGLTKGELQRFVLPNGLTLLVGENPRLPLVSIRTSFLAGVPAETATNGGATQVSAALLLKGTKTRKAAEIAAELENLGGSLQCTADAHRYLIGADVMRGDEACGLNLIADLIQNATLPTAQLKDVQKRQIASIQEEKEDPLTVAMRHARKEIFAGTPFARTALGTETSVKALKVETCREMLSRSLVGGNGVVSIQGDVKAAAVRKLVEKALGKLKKGSRHYDARAEHTGKATPQPGVHELRMDKEQAIIVIGFRTVGLHHADSQALSLIDEACSDMGSRLFNRIREELGLAYYVGAQHFSALGAGAFYFYVGTSPEKAALAQQEMLVQIADLTQNGLAKDEIQRAKTTWKSGWLRAQQGNASLADAYGWSELNGLGYEHFRQLPDRVAALTDKDLRRVAKTYFARAQAHIVTVMPEEKKSK; this is encoded by the coding sequence ATGCCTACCGCCCGTTCCCGCAAGACGTCATCCCGCAACTCCCCTGCCCCGCGTTCTTCAGGTGGGGCTGACCTGAGCGTCCCGGCCTTGAAGGCCGAAGTCCGCACGCTTGACAATGGGCTGGACGTGATCGTCCGCAAAGATCCAGATCATCCCTTAGTCAGTGTGCAGATCTGGGTGAAGGCCGGGAGCCTGCATGAGGAAAAATGGACGGGGGCGGGACTGGCCCACTGCGTGGAGCACATGCTTTTCAAAGGCACGTGGAAAAGGACGGCCTCGCAAATCTCTCAGGGCATCCAAGAACTAGGAGGCTATGTGAATGCCTACACCACCTTTAACCGGACGGTGTATTGGATCGACGGTCTGGCTGAGCACACGGAAGGCTACCTGGAAATCCTAGCAGACATGGTGCGAAACTCGAAAATCGATGCGGGTGAACTGCAAAAGGAGCAGGACGTGATCCGCCGCGAGATGGCCATGGACAATGACGATGCAGGGTCCGTCGTGCAGCACTTGGTGCAGAGCACGGCTTTTCGCCAGCATCCGCTGAAGCACCCAATCATCGGTCACCGCGCGGTGTTTGACCAAGTGAGTCGGGACGATGTGGCGGGCTTTGTTAGCCGTCATTATGTGCCTAACAATTGCTTTGTGGTCATCGCAGGAGCGGTCAAGACGGAAGAAACCTTTAGCGCAGTGCAACGTTTGTTAGGCGACTGGGAACGCCGCCCTTATGAACCCATCTTGCTACCGCAGGAGGCTCCCCAGCGTGGACGCCGGGAAGGAAGGAAAAACTTCGATACGGAACTGACGCGCGTGGCCCTGGGCTGGCAGATCCCGGGAGAAAATCATCCCGACAAAGCTGCCCTGGATGTGCTGGCTTTCCTGCTCGGCTCTGGCCGCAGTTCCCGCCTGTATCAAGAACTGCGGGAGAAACGCAGCGTGGCCCACTGGGTGTGGGCGGGGGCCTGGGGTGCGCAGGAGTGCGGACTTTTTAATGCGGAAGCGGAGTGCGACCCTAAAGACGTGGAGGCCTGCCAAAAAGCGATGCTGGAAGTCATCGCAACTTTCCAAGCGAAAGGCCCTACGGCGGCTGAGTTGGCAAAGGCCGTTCGCGCCACCATTGGCGGTCAGGTGCGCACGCTGGCCAGCACGAAAGGGCAGGCGGCTTCACTTGCCGGTAGTTGGTTGGCCACAGGCAGCCTGGATCATGCGCAGCATTATCTGGCCAGCATCCGTGCCCTCACGCCGACTCTGGTTCGTGACATTGCCCGGCAGTATTTGACACCGGCCTCCTCCAGCGTGGCCATCGTAGGCCCGGATGTGGAAGCCACGAGTAACAGTAGCAGCCAGGGCCTGACAAAAGGCGAGCTGCAGCGATTTGTTCTGCCCAATGGGCTCACTCTGCTGGTGGGGGAAAATCCGCGCTTACCGCTCGTCTCCATCCGCACCAGTTTCCTAGCGGGTGTGCCTGCTGAAACAGCGACCAATGGCGGGGCAACGCAGGTTTCCGCTGCCCTTTTACTCAAAGGCACGAAGACCCGGAAGGCCGCTGAAATCGCCGCTGAACTGGAAAACTTGGGCGGTTCCCTGCAATGCACGGCGGATGCGCACCGCTACCTCATCGGTGCTGATGTGATGCGTGGAGATGAAGCCTGTGGCCTGAACCTGATCGCTGACTTGATTCAAAACGCCACCCTGCCTACCGCCCAACTAAAGGATGTGCAGAAGCGCCAGATCGCCTCCATTCAAGAAGAGAAAGAGGACCCGCTGACGGTGGCCATGCGCCACGCCCGCAAAGAAATCTTCGCAGGAACGCCCTTCGCCCGCACCGCGTTAGGAACGGAAACCTCCGTCAAGGCGCTGAAAGTGGAAACCTGCCGTGAGATGCTCTCGCGCTCTTTGGTGGGTGGCAATGGCGTGGTCTCCATCCAAGGCGACGTGAAAGCAGCGGCGGTGCGCAAGCTGGTGGAAAAGGCGCTGGGCAAGCTGAAAAAGGGCAGCCGCCACTACGACGCACGGGCAGAGCACACGGGCAAAGCCACCCCCCAACCCGGCGTGCATGAACTGCGTATGGACAAGGAGCAGGCCATCATCGTCATCGGCTTCCGCACCGTGGGTCTGCATCATGCGGATAGCCAGGCCCTGTCACTGATTGACGAAGCTTGCAGTGACATGGGCAGTCGTTTGTTCAACCGCATCCGGGAGGAGTTAGGCCTTGCCTACTACGTAGGCGCGCAGCATTTTTCCGCCCTGGGAGCCGGCGCATTCTATTTCTACGTGGGCACCAGCCCGGAAAAGGCTGCGCTCGCCCAGCAGGAGATGCTCGTCCAGATTGCTGACCTCACCCAGAACGGTCTGGCCAAGGATGAAATCCAGCGTGCCAAAACGACCTGGAAATCTGGGTGGCTGCGGGCGCAGCAGGGCAATGCGAGCTTGGCGGATGCCTATGGCTGGAGCGAGCTGAATGGTCTGGGGTACGAGCATTTTCGCCAGTTGCCCGATCGCGTAGCGGCCCTGACAGACAAAGACCTGCGCCGCGTGGCGAAGACCTACTTTGCCCGTGCCCAGGCCCACATCGTCACGGTGATGCCAGAAGAGAAAAAGAGCAAGTAG
- a CDS encoding ThuA domain-containing protein → MIRRTFLTLAAALPLGTCFAAEDFLSYEPKGEAKGKHVVLLAGDEEYRSEEALPMLAKVLSERHGFKTTVLFSVGADGGVDPTAGGSLTNPQALDSADAIVMLLRFRKWNEETLGKFDAAIKRGIPVIALRTSTHAFAGIPNDSKFASWNWNKDGGWGKKVLGETWVSHWGHHKFEATQGVIEASHADDALLSGVTDVFGTSDVYEAYPPADAKILMRGRVLKGMTPDSGSLETVKARATDKKEQPVNEPMMPIAWTRSVKNEAGTENKILTTTMGAATDLTNESLRRLVVNGVYWGLGLPVPAKADVSVVGDYNPTAYGFNGFKKGLKISDLK, encoded by the coding sequence ATGATCCGTCGTACCTTTCTCACCCTCGCCGCAGCGTTACCGCTGGGCACCTGTTTCGCGGCCGAAGATTTCCTGAGCTACGAGCCGAAAGGCGAGGCAAAGGGCAAGCATGTCGTGCTCCTGGCCGGCGATGAAGAATACCGCAGTGAAGAGGCCTTGCCCATGCTGGCCAAAGTGCTGAGCGAGCGCCATGGTTTCAAGACCACGGTACTGTTCTCTGTGGGCGCAGATGGCGGGGTAGATCCCACCGCAGGTGGCAGCCTCACCAATCCCCAAGCCCTGGACAGCGCCGACGCCATCGTGATGCTGCTGCGTTTCCGCAAATGGAATGAAGAGACCTTGGGCAAATTCGATGCGGCCATCAAACGGGGCATTCCGGTCATCGCCCTGCGCACCAGCACCCACGCTTTTGCAGGGATCCCCAATGACAGCAAGTTCGCTTCCTGGAACTGGAACAAGGATGGCGGCTGGGGCAAAAAAGTATTGGGAGAGACCTGGGTGAGCCACTGGGGGCACCACAAGTTTGAGGCCACTCAAGGCGTGATCGAGGCGAGCCATGCGGATGATGCGCTGCTGAGCGGAGTCACCGATGTTTTCGGCACCAGCGATGTGTATGAGGCCTACCCACCGGCAGATGCGAAGATCCTGATGCGTGGGCGCGTGCTCAAAGGCATGACCCCTGACTCCGGTTCTCTGGAGACTGTCAAAGCGCGCGCGACGGATAAGAAGGAGCAGCCTGTGAATGAACCCATGATGCCCATCGCCTGGACCCGCAGCGTGAAGAACGAGGCTGGCACGGAAAATAAAATCCTCACCACCACCATGGGTGCCGCCACGGATCTGACGAATGAAAGCCTGCGCCGCCTTGTGGTGAATGGCGTTTACTGGGGCCTCGGCTTGCCAGTGCCTGCAAAGGCGGATGTCTCCGTGGTGGGTGACTACAACCCCACGGCCTACGGCTTTAACGGCTTCAAAAAAGGCCTCAAGATCAGTGATCTAAAGTAG